One window of the Cryptomeria japonica chromosome 7, Sugi_1.0, whole genome shotgun sequence genome contains the following:
- the LOC131049476 gene encoding uncharacterized protein LOC131049476, translating into MGDDQGRARDLIKSLVPKLLNEEDCSHIGKHLSKEEVEQAITSLSNDKSPGLDGLLVEFYKANLNWISEELLDLYEEAIDRGSLGKEINQELIKMIPKEGNKTLIRNWRPNTLLNVSYKSLAKAATNRLEKILHKIISPTQTGFVKGSSLCSKRIIHSSLWKELRVITINKKEVKMVSKRNWTDMFKVQPSTSINQGKSRSSLNRGGQELRNPEPKARWNPKKEQIEILESIYTSGKIRPSRDDIRMIRIQLLEFGEVEEANIFYWFQNRKSKNRKRQRLLVAGTANPIQTSTANPIQTMEKSSFPSLSPSISSFPNHQTQRVSADTHINLQQGGLSSGSTTYPYKYNSAISSFPQNYSSFLLPEKQSDPFNHYQRPEAAIPSALTDTNPDTRVSSTRVGSGNEDLFTVMIDGTKYKAPRGTCKCEECLQSKCDYGGYRLSTHSHK; encoded by the exons ATGGGGGATGATCAAGGTAGGGCAAGGGACCTAATTAAGAGCTTGGTGCCAAAGCTGCTAAATGAAGAAGATTGCTCCCATATTGGCAAACATCTTTCAAAGGAAGAGGTTGAGCAGGCTATTACATCTCTGAGTAATGATAAATCCCCAGGGCTAGATGGTCTTCTAGTGGAGTTTTACAAAGCAAATCTAAATTGGATTTCTGAGGAGCTCCTTGATCTATATGAGGAAGCTATTGATAGAGGATCTCTTGGAAAGGAGATAAACCAAGAATTAATTAAGATGATTCCCAAAGAGGGCAACAAAACACTGATTAGAAATTGGAGGCCCAATACCTTACTTAATGTTTCATATAAGAGTTTGGCCAAGGCAGCTACTAACAGGTTGGAAAAGATCCTCCATAAAATCATTAGCCCCACTCAAACTGGTTTTGTGAAGGGAAG TTCATTGTGCTCAAAGCGTATAATCCACAGTTCATTGTGGAAGGAATTGAGGgttattacaataaacaaaaaggaagtgaaaatggtttccaaaagGAATTGGACTGATATGTTCAAAGTACAACCCTCAACATCAATCAATCAGGGGAAGAGTCGTTCAAGCTTGAACCGAG GTGGACAAGAGCTGAGAAATCCAGAACCCAAAGCGAGATGGAACCCTAAAAAGGAACAAATTGAGATTTTGGAGTCCATTTACACGTCCGGGAAGATAAGGCCCAGCAGAGATGATATACGAATGATCAGAATTCAGCTACTGGAGTTCGGAGAGGTGGAAGAGGCAAACATCTTCTACTGGTTTCAAAACAGAAAGTCCAAAAACAGGAAAAGGCAACGCCTTCTTGTTGCCGGTACAGCCAACCCCATTCAAACCAGTACAGCCAATCCGATCCAAACCATGGAAAAATCAAGTTTTCCCTCACTCTCACCTTCTATTTCTTCATTTCCCAATCATCAAACTCAACGAGTTTCTGCCGATACACACATTAACCTGCAACAAGGAGGACTGTCGAGTGGAAGTACAACATACCCATATAAGTATAATTCCGCAATATCATCTTTTCCTCAGAATTATTCTTCTTTTCTGCTGCCTGAAAAGCAATCAGACCCATTCAATCATTATCAGCGCCCTGAAGCTGCTATCCCTTCTGCCCTAACTGACACTAATCCAG ATACAAGAGTGAGTTCTACAAGAGTGGGTTCTGGGAATGAAGATTTGTTCACTGTAATGATTGATGGTACGAAATATAAAGCACCTAGGGGGACCTGTAAATGTGAGGAATGCCTTCAGTCCAAATGTGATTATGGTGGATACCGCTTGTCAACGCATTCTCACAAATGA